A single genomic interval of Helianthus annuus cultivar XRQ/B chromosome 6, HanXRQr2.0-SUNRISE, whole genome shotgun sequence harbors:
- the LOC118479542 gene encoding uncharacterized mitochondrial protein AtMg00810-like, giving the protein MAYLLLYVDDIILTASSDRLLHHFIKAMSQEFSMTDLGRLHHFLGIEVQHQNGGLFLSQRSYIQDILSRAKMENCKPCHTPTDINSKLSASAGNLLPDGTLYRSLEGALQYLTFTRPDISYAVQQICLFMHAPREPHFAFLKRILRYLKGTADHGLHLLPSKSVQMTAYSDADGGGGCRDTRRSTSGYCVFLGDNLISWSSKRQSIISRSSAEAEYRGVANTTAELSWIRNLLLELHLPVRQASIIYCDNISAIYLSHNPVQHQRTKHVEIDIHFVREKVRLGAVRVLHVPREY; this is encoded by the coding sequence ATGGCCTACCTCTTGTTATATGTGGATGATATCATCCTCACTGCCTCTAGTGATCGTCTCTTACACCATTTTATCAAGGCTATGTCACAAGAATTTTCCATGACTGATCTTGGCAGATTACACCACTTCTTGGGTATTGAAGTTCAACACCAGAATGGAGGTCTCTTCCTTTCCCAGCGCTCTTATATACAGGACATCTTAAGTAGGGCAAAGATGGAAAACTGCAAACCTTGTCATACGCCAACTGACATTAATTCAAAACTTAGTGCTTCAGCTGGCAACCTCCTTCCTGATGGCACCTTGTACCGTAGTCTTGAGGGTGCTTTGCAATACCTTACTTTCACCCGCCCGGACATTTCGTATGCAGTTCAGCAGATCTGCTTGTTTATGCATGCCCCAAGGGAGCCTCACTTCGCATTCCTGAAACGTATTCTACGCTACCTTAAAGGCACAGCTGATCACGGGTTACATTTACTCCCCTCCAAGTCAGTTCAAATGACCGCGTACTCTGATGCTGACGGGGGGGGGGGTTGTCGAGATACGAGACGATCAACATCTGGTTATTGTGTGTTTCTTGGGGACAACTTAATCTCTTGGTCTTCCAAGCGTCAATCTATTATTTCACGCTCTAGTGCTGAAGCAGAATATCGCGGCGTCGCCAACACCACAGCTGAGCTCTCCTGGATTCGTAATCTTCTCCTCGAACTGCATTTACCGGTCAGACAGGCCTCCATCATTTACTGTGACAACATTTCTGCTATTTACTTGTCTCACAATCCGGTTCAGCACCAACGCACCAAGCATGTGGAAATTGACATTCATTTTGTGCGCGAAAAAGTTCGTCTTGGTGCAGTTCGTGTTCTACATGTTCCTAGAGAGTACTAG